A genome region from Sceloporus undulatus isolate JIND9_A2432 ecotype Alabama chromosome 1, SceUnd_v1.1, whole genome shotgun sequence includes the following:
- the API5 gene encoding apoptosis inhibitor 5, which produces MPTVEELYRNYGILADAKETAAEHKDAYQVILDGVKGGAKEKRLAAQFIPKFFKHFPELADSAINAQLDLCEDEDVSVLEDVTGEEFVLFMKILSGLKSLQTVSGRQQLVELVAEQADLEQTFNPSDPDCVDRLLQCTRQAVPLFSKNVHSTRFVTYFCEHVLPNLSSLTTPVEGLDIQLEVLKLLAEMSSFCGDMEKLESNLKKLFDKLLEYMPLPPEEAENGENAGNEEPKLQFSYVECLLYSFHQLGRKLPDFLTAKLNTEKVKDFKIRLQYFARGLQVYIRQLRLALQGKTGEALKTEENKIKVVALKITNNINVLIKDLFHIPPSYKSTVTLSWKPVQKSEVGQKRASEDTTSDLTAKKAPAGPKRDSRQIYNPPSGKYSSNLGNFSYEQRGGFRGGRGRGWGGRGNRSRGRIY; this is translated from the exons ATGCCGACCGTGGAGGAGCTGTACCGCAACTACGGCATCTTGGCCGACGCCAAGGAGACCGCGGCCGAG CACAAAGATGCCTACCAAGTGATCTTGGATGGTGTCAAGGGAGGCGCCAAGGAGAAGAGACTAGCAGCACAGTTTATTCCAAAGTTCTTCAAACATTTCCCTGAGCTGGCAGATTCAGCTATCAATGCCCAGCTGGATCTTTGTGAGGATGAAGATGTTTCT GTTCTTGAAGATGTAACAGGTGAAGAGTTTGTTTTATTCATGAAAATACTATCTGGCTTAAAAAGCCTGCAGACAGTGAGTGGACGGCAGCAGCTAGTAGAACTAGTTGCTGAACAAGCTGACCTTGAACAGACCTTTAATCCATCTGACCCTGATTGTGTGGATAGACTTTTGCAATGTACTCGTCAAGCAGTGCCACTTTTCTCA AAAAATGTTCACTCTACAAGATTCGTCACTTACTTCTGTGAGCACGTGCTGCCAAATTTGAGTTCTCTGACCACCCCAGTTGAAGGCCTCGATATCCAGTTAGAG GTACTGAAACTGCTTGCCGAGATGAGTTCCTTCTGTGGTGACATGGAAAAGCTAGAATCAAATTTAAAGAAGCTTTTTGATAAATTATTG GAGTACATGCCACTCCCTCCAGAGGAAGCAGAGAATGGGGAGAATGCTGGCAATGAAGAACCCAAGTTGCAGTTTAGCTATGTGGAATGCTTGTTGTACAGCTTTCATCAACTGGGCCGAAAACTTCCAGACTTCTTGACTGCAAAGCTGAACACAGAGAAAGTGAAAGACTTTAAAATCAg GCTACAGTATTTTGCTAGAGGATTGCAGGTTTACATCCGTCAGCTTCGTTTGGCACTGCAAGGCAAGACAGGAGAAGCATTAAAGACAGAAGAG AACAAAATTAAAGTGGTTGCACTGAAAATTACAAATAACATCAATGTTTTAATCAAG GATCTCTTCCATATCCCCCCTTCTTACAAAAGTACAGTTACACTCTCTTGGAAACCTGTTCAGAAATCAGAAGTTGG GCAAAAAAGAGCCAGTGAAGACACAACTTCAGACTTGACAGCAAAGAAGGCTCCAGCAGGACCAAAAAGGGATTCCAGGCAGATTTATAATCCACCCAGTGGAAAGTACAGTAGCAATTTGGGCAACTTTTCTTATG AGCAAAGAGGTGGTTTCCGTGGTGGAAGAGGGAGAGGATGGGGTGGACGTGGTAATCGCAGCCGTGGAAGAATCTACTGA